A DNA window from Siniperca chuatsi isolate FFG_IHB_CAS linkage group LG6, ASM2008510v1, whole genome shotgun sequence contains the following coding sequences:
- the usp24 gene encoding ubiquitin carboxyl-terminal hydrolase 24 isoform X4 — protein sequence METEEEQHITTLLCMGFPDPDVIRKALRLAKNDINEAVALLTNESPGLGYGYEPMESGPAPGLGSSGDGENSGRTGTGGFDPPPAYHDVVDSEKSNDENGNCSGGSMEFPTTNLYELESRVFTDHWSIPYKREESLGKCLIASTCLARHGLADADENCKRFMDRCMPEAFKKLLTSSAVHKWGTEIHEGIYNMLMLLVELVAERVKQDPVPVNLMGVLTMAFNPDNEYHFKNRMKACQRNWAEVFGEEANMFAVSPSNTYQKEPHGWLVDLVNRFGELGGFTAIQTKLNTDEIEIACVSALVQPLGVGAEYLNSSLVQPMLDPVIHKMITYVQNLEEKDLKDKRLVSIPDLLSAIKLLCMRFQRELVTVVDDLRLDTLLRMLKTPHFSTKMNSLKEVTKLIEESTVSKTVKNAIDTDKLLDWLVENSVLSIALEGNIDQAQYCERIKGIIELLGSKLSLDELSKIWKIQAGQSSTVIENIHTIIAAAAVKFSFDQLTHLFVLIQKSWEVESDRVRQKLLSLIGRIGREARSETTTGKVLEVLWELAHLPTLPTSLVQQALEEHLGILSDAYAVKETVKRSYIIKCIEDIKKTHTQEDSKGSETQSSFLTGTWGKKKANSLVKASQQSSPQAVWVVPALRQLHEITRSFIKQTYQKQDKSIIQDLKKNFEIVKLITGSLVCCHRLAVTAGGNNGLSGSILVDGRYTYQEYLDSHLRFLAFFLQEASLYLVWNRAKELWECLVSGPDVCELDREMCFEWFTKGQHDLESDVQQQLFKEKILKLEPYEITMNGFNLFKTFFENVNLCDHRLKRQGTQLCVERLDLAGMDFIWRIAMETPDEEIANEAIQLIITYSYTNLNPKMKKDSVSLHKKFIADCYKRLEAASSALGGPTLTHAVTRATKMLTATAMPTVATSVQSPSRSTKLVIIERLLLLAERYVITIEDMYSVPRTILPHGASYNGHPVTLHITYESTKDTFTLETHSNETVGSIRWKIAEHLSCPVDNVQIFANDSVLTMNRDQKLLSQLGFSDEQSLTVKSSGTGTPSGSSESSASASSSSSSAVFNSAYALEQEKSLPGVVMALVCNVFEMLYQLANLDESRITLRVRKLLLLIPTDPEVQDALDNFVPKESSVWSHQKTLFQATGSRSPSMASKQQHQPSAASILESLFRSSAPGMSTFRVLYNLEVLSSKLMPTSDDEMAKTSSRSFCENFLKAGGLSLVVNVMQRDSIPSEVDYETRQGVYSICLQLARFLLVGQSMPAVLDDDVIRDGEALSSRPFRNAGRTGRQLSLCGTPEKSSYRQMSLSERSSIRVEEIIPAARVAIQTMEVGDFTSTVACFMRLTWAAAAGRLDLVGSPQPLRETHSSLLPQGVRTRVSSTGSNCSSSSEGETTPTALHAGICVRQQSVSIKDAIIAREALSLLVTCLQLRCQQLCSFYNLPSVNDFIIDILLGSPSGEIRRVACDQLYTLSQSDTSAFAEVQKPNLFLLSVILTAQLPLWSPTSVMRGVNQRLLSQCTEYFDLRCQLLDDLTTSEMEVVKVSAATMLEDEISWLDNFEPSWSSEMETSEADNILLAGHLRLIKTLLSLCGNEKEHLGPSLIQQLLDDFLFRASRIIINSSNPTPSPAPSHDFHPKCSTASSRLAAYEVLVMLADSSLPNLRLITRELMSMHHQSDPSLCKEFDYLPPVESRSVSGFVGLKNGGATCYMNAVFQQLYMQPGLPEAFLSIEDDTDQPEESVFYQVQSLFGHLMESKLQYYVPENFWKIFKMWNKELYVREQQDAYEFFTSLVDQLDEHLKKMGREQIFKNTFQGIFSDQKICKDCPHRYEREETFMALNLGVTSCQSLEISLDQFVRGEVLEGSNAYYCEKCKEKRTTVKRTCIKSLPSVLCIHLMRFGFDWESGRSIKYDEQIRFPWVLNMEPYTVSGMARQDCSGDGGEGRGDGTSGGSPRKKVTISENYELVGVVVHSGQAHAGHYYSFIKDRRGSARGRWYKFNDNVVEEFDMNDETLEYECFGGEYRPKVYDQSNPYPDVRRRYWNAYMLFYQKISDQNSPVLPKKSRVSIMRQEAEDLTLSAPSSPDVSPQSSPRPPRANNDRLTLLTRLVRKGEKKGLFVEKMPASIYQMVRDENLKFMRNRDVYNSDYFNFTLSLASVNATKLKHPDYQPMAKESLQLAVHFLFHTYLHTKKKLRVDTEEWMATVEVLLSKSCEACQWMVQYLVGPEGREITRVCLLECSVREVRVVVASILEKTLESALHFGDPGLDSLTDALLSLLDKDVPENVKNCAQYFGLFSNFAQRGCDPCQLLLKHSAYRRMLIFLLGPNRQNNQNRRWSPAQAREFLHLHSTLALITLHSDLSPQRTQAPGGFKLRVSNVLSSTPLLPLHADILASLFTPEGQPYLLEVMFAMRELSGPLSLLIEMVTYSSYCNEPFSLGVLQLLKTQLETAPPHELKNIFQMLQELLVMEDPLQSQRLKYAFESEKGLLALMHQSNNVDSRRCYQCVKFLVTLAQKCPPAKDYFKDLSGHWSWAVQWLQKKMTEHYWTPQSNVSNETSTNKTFQRTISAQDTLAYATALLNEKEQSGSSNGSDGSPANENADRSLRQGSESPMMLGDSKSDLEDVDP from the exons ATGGAGACCGAAGAGGAGCAGCACATAACGACGCTCCTCTGCATGGGTTTCCCAGACCCCGACGTGATACGGAAAGCGCTCCGGCTAGCAAAGAACGACATCAACGAGGCAGTGGCGCTCCTGACGAACGAAAGCCCCGGACTCGGATATGGATATGAGCCGATGGAGAGTGGGCCTGCCCCCGGCTTGGGCTCGAGTGGAGACGGGGAAAACAGCGGGCGGACTGGGACGGGAGGGTTTGATCCCCCGCCCGCATACCACGATGTAGTGGATAGCGAG aAGAGCAATGATGAGAATGGGAACTGCTCCGGGGGCAGCATGGAGTTTCCCACCACAAACCTGTACGAGCTGGAGAGTCGAGTCTTTACCGACCACTGGTCCATACCTTACAAGAGAGAGGAGTCCCTGGGCAAGTGTCTCATCGCGTCCACCTGCCTTGCTCGGCACG GTCTTGCTGACGCTGATGAGAACTGCAAGCGGTTTATGGATCGTTGCATGCCGGAGGCCTTTAAAAAG TTGCTGACCAGCAGTGCCGTACACAAATGGGGCACCGAGATTCACGAGGGAATCTACAACATGCTCATGTTACTGGTGGAGCTGGTTGCAGAGAGGGTGAAGCAGGACCCCGTACCTGTAAACCTGATGGGAGTCCTGACTATG GCCTTCAACCCTGATAATGAGTACCATTTTAAGAACCGGATGAAGGCCTGTCAGAGGAACTGGGCTGAAGTTTTTGGGGAAGAGGCCAACATGTTTGCTGTCTCTCCTAGCAACACCTATCAGAAA GAGCCTCATGGTTGGCTGGTTGATTTGGTGAATCGA ttcGGAGAGTTAGGAGGATTCACCGCCATCCAGACTAAGCTCAACACCGACGAAATCGAGATTGCT TGTGTGTCAGCTCTGGTCCAGCCTCTTGGAGTTGGTGCAGAATACCTAAACTCCAGCCTCGTCCAG CCCATGCTTGATCCAGTCATCCATAAGATGATCACGTATGTACAGAACCTGGAGGAAAAGGACCTTAAAGACAAG CGTCTGGTGAGCATCCCAGACCTGCTGTCGGCCATCAAGCTGCTGTGTATGAGGTTCCAGAGGGAGCTGGTTACTGTGGTGGATGACCTGCGGCTGGACACACTGCTGCGCATGCTCAAAACCCCCCACTTCTCTACCAAGATGAACTCCCTCAAAGAG gTGACAAAGTTAATAGAGGAGAGTACAGTGTCTAAGACTGTGAAAAATGCCATTGACACAGATAAACTTTTGGACTGGCTGGTAGAGAACTCAGTCCTTTCAATAGCACTGGAGG GTAACATTGACCAGGCTCAGTACTGTGAGAGAATTAAGGGAATCATTGAGTTGCTGGGGAGTAAACTGTCGCTGGACGAACTCTCCAAGATCTGGAAAATACAG GCGGGCCAGTCATCAACTGTTATAGAAAACATTCATACAatcattgctgctgctgctgtgaagttCAGCTTTGATCAACTCACCCACCTCTTTGTCCTCATACAGAAG AGCTGGGAGGTTGAGAGTGACCGCGTGAGGCAGAAGTTGCTCAGTCTGATCGGGAGGATCGGCAGAGAGGCTCGCTCTGAAACTACAACTGGAAAG GTGCTTGAGGTGCTGTGGGAGTTGGCTCACCTCCCTACCCTGCCTACCAGTCTAGTTCAGCAGGCGTTGGAGGAGCACCTGGGGATTCTGAGCGATGCCTACGCTGTCAAGGAGACCGTAAAACGCAGTtacattattaaatgtattgaGGACATTAAGAAG ACTCACACTCAGGAGGACAGTAAAGGCAGCGAAACTCAAAGCTCATTTCTTACTGGCACATGGGGCAAGAAGAAAGCTAACTCTTTGGTCAAA GCTTCTCAGCAGAGTAGTCCACAGGCAGTCTGGGTTGTTCCTGCTCTCCGTCAGCTGCACGAAATCACCCGTTCTTTCATCAAGCAGACCTATCAGAAGCAAGACAAG AGCATCATCCAGGACTTGAAGAAGAACTTTGAGATCGTCAAGCTGATCACGGGCTCCCTCGTGTGCTGCCATCGGCTGGCTGTGACCGCTGGGGGAAATAACGGCCTCTCAGGCTCAATTCTGGTGGATGGACGATACACCTACCAGGAG TATCTGGACAGCCACCTGCGCTTCCTGGCCTTCTTCCTCCAGGAGGCCAGCCTCTACCTGGTCTGGAACAGGGCCAAGGAGCTCTGGGAGTGCCTGGTGTCAGGGCCGGATGTCTGTGAACTTGACCGTGAG ATGTGTTTTGAGTGGTTCACCAAAGGACAACATGACCTCGAGAGTGATGTTCAACAGCAGCTTTTCAAGGAGAAGATCCTAAAACTGGAGCCCTATGAGATCACTATGAATG GTTTCAATCTGTTTAAGACCTTCTTTGAGAACGTTAATCTGTGTGACCATCGCCTCAAACGCCAGGGAACTCAGCTG TGTGTGGAACGCCTTGACCTGGCAGGGATGGATTTTATCTGGCGCATCGCCATGGAAACCCCTGATGAAGAGATAGCCAATGAAGCAATCCAGCTCATTATTACATATAGCTACACCAACCTCAATCCCAAGATGAAGAAG GATTCTGTTTCTTTGCACAAGAAGTTCATCGCTGATTGTTACAAGCGATTAGAG GCAGCCAGCTCAGCCCTAGGTGGGCCTACTTTGACACATGCTGTTACTAGGGCAACCAAGATGCTGACGGCCACTGCCATGCCGACTGTGGCCACATCTGTACAATCACCATCCAG ATCCACTAAGCTGGTGATAATTGAAAGACTGCTGCTATTGGCCGAACGCTACGTAATCACTATAGAG gATATGTACTCAGTTCCTCGCACTATTCTACCTCATGGGGCCTCATACAATGGACACCCTGTCACTCTTCACATCACCTATGAGTCAACCAAAGACACTTTCACCTTAGAG acCCACAGTAATGAGACAGTAGGAAGTATCCGATGGAAGATAGCTGAGCACTTGAGCTGTCCAGTGGATAATGTCCAGATCTTTGCTAATGACAGCGTG TTGACCATGAATCGAGACCAGAAGCTGCTGTCTCAGCTCGGTTTCAGTGATGAGCAGAGCCTGACTGTGAAGAGCTCGGGCACTGGCACTCCTTCTGGCAGCTCAGAGTCCTCAGCATCCGCCTCCAGCAGTTCCAGCTCCGCTGTCTTCAACTCTGCCTATGCCTTGGAGCAG GAGAAGTCCCTCCCTGGTGTGGTGATGGCTTTGGTGTGTAATGTGTTTGAGATGCTTTACCAGCTGGCTAACCTAGATGAATCCAG GATCACTCTTCGtgtgaggaagctgctgctgctgattccAACAGATCCAGAAGTGCAGGATGCTCTCGACAACTTTGTTCCCAAAGAATCTAGCGTCTGGAGCCACCAG AAGACACTGTTCCAGGCCACAGGCTCTCGTTCTCCATCTATGGCCTccaagcagcagcaccagcccAGTGCTGCGTCCATCTTGGAGTCCCTCTTCAGATCCTCGGCCCCGGGCATGTCCACCTTCAGAGTGCTATACAACCTGGAG gTGTTGAGTTCAAAGCTCATGCCCACATCGGATGATGAGATGGCCAAAACCAGCAGCAGGTCCTTCTGTGAGAACTTCCTTAAAGCAGGAGGCCTCAG TCTGGTGGTGAATGTTATGCAGAGAGATTCCATCCCATCAGAAGTGGACTATGAGACCCGACAAGGAGTCTACTCAATATGTCTTCAGCTGGCCAG GTTTCTTCTGGTTGGCCAGAGCATGCCTGCAGTGCtggatgatgatgtcatcagggatGGCGAGGCGCTGTCATCTCGTCCATTTCGTAACGCTGGACGGACTGGGCGACAGCTGTCTCTTTGTGGAACTCCAGAGAAGTCCTCCTACAGACAGATGTCTTTGTCTGAGCGCTCCTCCATAAGAGTCGAGGAAATCATACCGGCTGCTCGTGTAGCTATTCAG ACCATGGAGGTGGGTGACTTCACCTCCACTGTGGCCTGTTTCATGCGCCTGACCTGGGCGGCTGCAGCAGGCCGACTGGATCTGGTTGGCAGCCCGCAGCCACTCAGAGAGACCCACAGTTCCCTTCTGCCGCAGGGAGTCCGCACAAGAGTCAGCAGTACAG gaAGTAACTGCAGCTCCAGCAGTGAGGGCGAGACCACACCAACAGCATTGCATGCAGGGATATGTGTCAGACAGCAGAGTGTCTCTATCAAAGATGCCATCATCGCCCGCGAGGCTCTGTCACTGCTGGTTACCTGTCTGCAGTTACGCTGTCAGCAGCTAT GTTCTTTTTACAACCTCCCCTCCGTCAATGATTTCATCATCGATATTCTGCTGGGATCTCCCAGTGGAGAG ATCCGCCGTGTAGCTTGCGACCAGCTCTACACTCTGAGCCAGTCTGACACTTCAGCCTTCGCCGAAGTCCAGAAACCCAACTTGTTCCTCCTCTCAGTCATTCTCACTGCTCAGCTGCCATTATGGAGTCCTACATCTGTCATGAGGGGGGTCAACCAGAG GTTGCTGTCCCAATGCACTGAGTACTTTGACCTAAGATGTCAGCTTCTGGATGACCTAACCA CTTCAGAGATGGAGGTGGTAAAAGTGAGCGCAGCCACCATGCTGGAGGACGAGATCTCCTGGCTTGACAACTTTGAGCCTAGTTGGAGCTCTGAGATGGAGACTAGCGAGGCGGACAACATCCTCCTGGCAGGACACCTCCGACTCATCAAGACCTTGCTCTCACTCTGTGGCAATGAGAAGGAACATCTCG GTCCATCTCTGATCCAGCAGTTGTTGGATGACTTCCTGTTTCGAGCCTCGCGCATCATCATCAACAGTTCAAACCCCACACCCTCCCCGGCCCCCAGCCACGACTTCCACCCCAA GTGCagcacagccagcagcaggcTGGCAGCCTATGAGGTGCTGGTGATGCTGGCAGACAGCTCTCTCCCAAATCTCCGACTGATCACCAGAGAGCTCATGTCCATGCACCACCAGTCTGATCCTTCCCTCTGCAAGGAGTTCGAT taTCTTCCCCCAGTAGAGAGCCGGTCAGTCTCAGGTTTCGTTGGATTGAAGAACGGTGGAGCCACATGTTACATGAATGCTGTGTTTCAGCAGCTCTACATGCAGCCTGGCCTACCAGAG GCTTTCCTGTCCATTGAGGATGACACCGATCAGCCAGAAGAGAGTGTCTTCTACCAGGTCCAGTCTTTGTTTGGCCACCTGATGGAGAGCAAACTGCAGTACTACGTACCTGAGAACTTCTGGAAG ATCTTCAAGATGTGGAACAAGGAGTTGTATGTACGAGAACAGCAGGATGCTTATGAGTTCTTCACTAGCCTGGTGGACCAGCTTGATGAACATCTCAAG AAAATGGGTCGAGAACAGatcttcaaaaacacatttcagggAATCTTCTCTGACCAGAAGATTTGTAAAGACTGTCCTCACCG GTACGAGCGTGAAGAGACATTCATGGCTTTGAACCTTGGAGTGACGTCTTGTCAAAGTTTAGAGATCTCATTGGACCAGTTTGTCAGAGGAGAGGTGCTAGAGGGCAGCAATGCCTACTACTGTGAGAAATGCAAAGAGAAG AGAACCACAGTGAAGAGGACGTGTATCAAATCCCTGCCTAGCGTTCTCTGTATTCACCTCATGCGCTTCGGCTTTGACTGGGAAAGCGGACGCTCCATCAAATATGATGAACAGATCAGG TTCCCCTGGGTGCTGAACATGGAGCCCTACACCGTTTCTGGAATGGCTCGTCAAGACTGCAGCGGAGATGGAGGCGAGGGGCGAGGCGATGGGACCTCAGGAGGGTCACCCAGGAAGAAAGTCACGATTTCTGAGAACTATGAACTCGTGGGAGTTGTTGTCCACAGTGGTCAGGCACATGCCGGACACTATTACTCCTTCATTAAAGATAGACG TGGTAGCGCCCGTGGACGTTGGTACAAGTTCAACGACAACGTGGTGGAGGAGTTTGATATGAATGATGAAACTTTGGAGTACGAGTGCTTTGGTGGAGAGTACCGTCCCAAAGTTTATGACCAAT ccaACCCATACCCTGATGTGCGGAGGAGGTACTGGAACGCCTACATGCTGTTCTATCAGAAGATCAGTGACCAGAACTCACCCGTCCTGCCCAAGAAAAGCAGAGTCAGCATCATGAGGCAGGAGGCTGAGGACCTCACACT GTCTGCCCCGTCCTCTCCCGATGTTTCCCCGCAGTCCTCTCCTCGCCCCCCCAGGGCCAACAATGACCGCCTCACCCTCCTCACCCGCCTAGTCCGCAAGGGAGAGAAGAAGGGCCTGTTTGTAGAGAAGATGCCCGCCAGCATCTATCAG aTGGTGAGAGATGAGAATCTCAAGTTTATGAGGAACAGAGACGTCTACAACAGCGACTACTTCAACTTCACCCTCTCCCTGGCTTCCGTCAACGCA acaAAGCTGAAGCATCCAGACTACCAGCCTATGGCCAAAGAGAGTCTTCAGCTGGCTgttcactttctctttcacaccTACCTGCACACCAAAAAGAAACTCCG GGTGGACACAGAGGAGTGGATGGCGACAGTGGAGGTGTTACTGTCTAAGAGCTGTGAAGCGTGCCAGTGGATGGTGCAGTACCTGGTTGGACCAGAGGGACGAGAGATCACCAG GGTTTGTCTGTTGGAGTGCAGTGTAAGAGAGGTGAGGGTGGTGGTAGCATCCATCCTTGAAAAGACTCTGGAGAGTGCGCTTCACTTTGGAGACCCGGGATTGGACAGCCTGACCGACGCCCTGCTTTCCTTATTGGACAAAGATGTTCCTGAGAATGTGAAAAACTGTGCACAGTACTTCGGCCTCTTCAGTAACTTCGCTCAGAGG ggTTGCGATCCTTGCCAGTTGTTGTTGAAACACTCAGCTTATCGCCGGATGCTCATCTTCCTGTTGGGACCCAATAGGCAAAACAACCAG AACCGGCGGTGGAGTCCTGCTCAGGCTCGGGAGTTCCTTCACCTCCACAGCACTCTGGCCCTCATCACTCTGCACTCTGACCTCAGCCCCCAGCGGACGCAGG CTCCAGGAGGGTTTAAACTGCGTGTGAGTAACGTCCTGTCCTCCACCCCGCTCCTCCCCCTCCATGCGGACATCCTGGCCTCACTCTTCACTCCAGAGGGACAGCCTTACCTTCTAGAG GTGATGTTCGCCATGCGTGAGTTGTCAGGTCCCCTGTCTCTCCTGATAGAGATGGTGACCTACAGTTCGTACTGTAACGAGCCCTTCTCACTGGGTGTGCTGCAGTTGCTCAAG ACCCAGCTGGAGACAGCTCCACCTCATGAACTGAAGAACATTTTTCAGATGCTGCAGGAGCTACTA GTAATGGAGGACCCTCTGCAATCCCAGAGACTCAAGTATGCATTTGAGTCAGAGAAAGGCCTTTTAG CTTTGATGCACCAGAGCAACAATGTGGACAGCAGACGCTGCTACCAGTGTGTGAAGTTCTTGGTCACATTGGCTCAGAA GTGTCCTCCAGCCAAGGATTACTTCAAGGACTTGTCTGGTCACTGGAGCTGGGCTGTACAGTGGCTACAAAAAAAG ATGACAGAACATTACTGGACTCCACAGAGCAACGTCTCCAATGAGACGTCCACCAATAAAACCTTCCAGCGTACTATCTCcgcacag GATACCTTGGCCTATGCCACAGCGTTGTTGAACGAAAAGGAGCAGTCTGGCAGCAGTAACGGCTCTGATGGCAGCCCAGCAAATGAAAACGCCGACCGCAGCCTCCGACAG GGGTCGGAGTCTCCCATGATGCTCGGCGATTCGAAGAGCGATCTAGAAGATGTAGACCCCTAG